A region from the Myripristis murdjan chromosome 23, fMyrMur1.1, whole genome shotgun sequence genome encodes:
- the nopchap1 gene encoding NOP protein chaperone 1: MSDLKTERPKSSCEMEINSKKTRSQELLSCGSGGGLHDKLLLKPKAGRSLQTERVPRSSVLDRLQSFLPQMAEANEKLKQQMDELPAEHFDIESVEEAEKVIEMDVALVELSGSDSDSEEETSSSSSSSEEEEDEDGKVTEENLKLPGDKKKRKANIQVLEQQGE; this comes from the exons ATGTCCGATTTGAAAACAGAAAGACCGAAATCCAGCTGCGAAATGGAAATAAACAGCAAGAAAACGAGATCGCAGGAGCTGCTGTCATGCGGCAGCGGAGGAG GTCTCCACGATAAGCTTCTCCTGAAGCCCAAGGCCGGCAGGTCTCTGCAGACGGAGAGAGTCCCGAGAAGCAGCG TGCTGGACCGGCTGCAGAGCTTCCTGCCCCAGATGGCCGAGGCCAACgagaagctgaagcagcagATGGATGAGCTCCCCGCTGAACACTTTGACATAGAGAGCGTGGAGGAGGCGGAGAAGGTCATAGAGATG GACGTTGCCCTGGTGGAGCTCAGCGGCTCCGACAGCGACTCAGAAGAggagacatcatcatcatcatcatcatcagaggaggaggaagacgaggacgGCAAGGTCACAGAGGAGAACCTGAAACTTCCCGGGgacaaaaagaagaggaaagccAACATCCAAGTCCTGGAGCAGCAGGGGGAATAA